DNA from Polyangiaceae bacterium:
AGGTACACCGCGAGCGGCTTGCCCGAAGCCTTGAACCCCTGCAAAACCTCGCGCAAGGACTCACTGGTGGCAGCACCTGCCTGCAGGGACTCGATGCTCACCACCAGCCCGCTGACTCGGGGGTCGCCGGCGGCCTCTTCAAGCGCGCGACCGAGGGCGTACAAGGACAGCGGCGGCGGACGCCGATCCCAGGGGCGGCGTTTTCGACCGAGTTCCACGACGGGACCGTCGATACGCAAGAAGACCCACGCCCCGCGCGGCGCCGCGCGCGCGCGACGCAGCAAGACCAGGGGCAGCAACAAGAGATACAGCGTGTTGTAAACCAGGCTGAGGATCAGACGAATCACGCTGGGAGCATCGTGCTGTCCTGCCCAAAGCGCAACGTCACCCTCGCCAGAAACCAACACTTCCCGAGGCGGAGCTGACCCGCGAGGCGCTGCTGCGAAGCTACCTCAGCTCAGGGAAACGCGTTGCGAGCCGATGCTGATCACCGCATCCCCCTTTGCGAGCGCGGCGTCGGGAGGGGGGTTGAGGCGAGCCCCGGCTTCACCGCGTACGCCGATCACCAGGTGCCCGGCGCGCTCGAAGCGCGCGGCGAGGTCTGACAGCTTGCAGGCCTTGCCTTCGTAGGTCGTGACGTAGATCTGCTGCCCGCGCAGATTGCTCGTCAGTTCCTCCACCACCTCTTGCACACCGGGGTTGAGCAGTTCGTGGCTGAGGAAATGCGCGGCAAACCGCGACGTGCATACGATGCGGTCGCACCCGGCCTTGCGCAAGAGTTCCTCCGTCGCATAGTCCACGCATTCGACCACCGTGTAGACGCTGCGCGTTCGAGCTTCGATGGCCAGGGTTACCGCGACACTCAGGTCGTCCGAGTGAGGATTGCCTGGTGTCTTGCTGAGCACCACGGCGTAGGCCGCGTCGTCCAGGCTGGCCCGCGTCAGAGTTTCGTCCCGCGTGGGATTGCCCCGAACGAACGCCACCTCGCGCTTGGCCAGCTCCGGTGGCAGCTCGTTCAAGTCCTCGTCGATCAGCACGACGTCGCGCTTGCCAAAGCTCGGGTCCCCCTCCAGCTCGTCTAGCAGCCGCTCCAGCTTGCCCAGACTCGGGAAGTTGATGATGACCAAATGCTGACTGAGCTTGTGCGTGACCATTCCGTGAAGCTCCTTGTTCTTCGCTTCGACCAGGAGGCTGGCGGCGACGGAGAGGACGTAGCCGAGCAGACCAATGCCAAAGAGCATGAGCGGCACCGCCACCACGAAGCGGCCACCCGTCGTTTGAGGATAGAAGTCGCCATAGCCCACGGTGGTGAGGGTGACGACCGCGTACCAGACGGCGTCGTCCCATCCCAGGTTGGGGTTGGCCTCGATCTCGAAGTACAGAAAGCCGGTACTACCGTAGGCAAGGACGGCAACCAGAGCGACTGCAACACGCAGGGGCGCCGAAGGATTGTTCAGCACCCGCCGCCGAAACGCGCGCAGCAAGTAGGGGATCATTCCTCGCCTCGCTTGGCCCACTCCGCGATCAGCGCTTCGGCGCGCCGAGTCGCGGCGTCATTGGCCCACAGCCCCACGCGCTGGCCGCGTGCTCGATTCTGGGCGTCCAGATACAGCGGCAACGTTGCGAAGGGGTAGACCGGATAGACGAGGGCGTGCCCACGGCTGACCAACCGCAGCGCCAGGTCCTCTTCCCCAACGATCAGCGTGGCGATCGTGCGGCCGTGGCGGTCTTGCGGCATGGCGTGCAACAGGACGCGCAGAGGGCGGCCAGCCGCCGTCGACTCGATTGCGCGCACCGCGCTTCGACCCAGCTCCGCGACGGGGTCCTTGCCTGGCGCCGGGTCGAAGGCCTTGATACCGAGCAGCCGAACCACGGCTTCTTGCCCATCGCTGGTCTTGACCACGACCGTGTCACCGTCGGTGACGCGCAGCAGCTCCACCACGTCTCCGCTGGCAAGGCTGCCGCCGCGGGTTTGGGCTGCGCGCCGCCGGTCCTCGGCACGAGTGCCAAAGCCGACGGATGCCGCAAGCAGCAATCCGATGATGATCCAAAAGACTTTCGTCCCCCGATCCACGCCCGCACCCTAGTGTCCTGGGTCCGCAATTCCTATCAGAATTGCGTCCGCGCTCTGCTGCCGTCGCAGGGTCTCGCATCGATGGCACCTGGTTGCGTGCGCGGGGCGGCCGCCGTCGCTACCGCTCGCTGTTGCGCGACGCGGCTATCGCCCCATGACGCGGAGCGTCCTCCCAAGAGCAGCCCCAGAGCGGGCTGCTCGCCCTAGCGCGAGCTGGATTCGGTGCTAAGTTGATCCTATGAGCCCAGGGAATTTTCTCAGAGCGGCTCTGGCTGCGTTCCTGCTCGCCAGCTGTGGCGGCGCGGCCGTGAACACTCCGCCGCCGCCGCCACCGCGGGTCACCCCACCCAGCACTGAAGTCACGCCGGCGCGCGAGCAGGAGCCTTCCCCCAAGCTCATCGCCCCGCCTCCGGCCTATGGCAATCGAGTGGTGATGGCGAGTTCCGCTCCCCGGGTGCAATCGCTGTAGACGAGCTGTCCAGAGCCCCCGGCCATCTGCGTGGGATTGCTGCGCTTCCCGCGCTTGCCGGAACGTACGACTTTGGCCAGGGCGGATGAGAAACGGGGGGCCGGTGTGTGGAAAGGTCGTAGGTCGCCTCAGGCTGTGGCGAGCAGGGGCTGCTGTGAGGCGCGAGCCTGATATACTGCCCACAGGACTGGATGACAGCGCTGGAGGCCGGGATCGGGGGGAGTTTCGAAGTGCGGTCCGGCGTGCGCCTCGGCCGCTATGAAATCCTGCTGGGTATCGCCGAAGGTGGCATGGCGCGCGTGTGGGCCGCCAAGCAGCACGGACAGCGCGGATTCTCCAAAGTCGTTGCCATCAAGACGATCTTGCCGGCGCTGGCCAGCGACCCCGATTTCGAGGCGATGTTTCTGGACGAGGCGCGCGTCGCAGCCGGGGTGCATCACCCGAACGTCTGTGAGATCTTCGACCTTGGAGAAGAGCACGGCGTGCTCTACATCGCCATGGAGTGGGTCAACGGCGAAAGCTTGGCCCGCATCTTCAAACCTGCGCGCAAAGACGGTCAGCGCGGGACGGCGATGCCCGTGGACTACCGCGTCGCCGCGCGCATCATCGCGGATGCCGCTGCCGGACTTCACTCCGCCCATCAGTTGAAGGGTGAGCAGGGCGAGCCCCTCAACGTCGTACACCGCGACGTGTCGCCCCAGAACATCCTCGTTGGTGTCAACGGCACGGTCAAAGTCACGGACTTCGGCGTGGCCAAGGCCCTGGGCACCAGTCACGAAGCGACCGCGGCTGGACAGATCAAAGGCAAAGCCGCGTACATGGCGCCGGAGCAAGCGGGTGGCGGCAAGCTCGACCGCCGCAGCGACGTGTTCGCCCTCGGGATTTGCCTGTACGAGGTCACGACCGGCGCCCGACCCTTCAGCGGCGAAAACCAAGTAGCGGTGCTCAAGGCCCTCCTTTCCGGCGCGTTTGCCGCTCCTCGGGAACTCGTGCCGGACTACCCGCCTGAGCTCGAAGCCATCGTGCTGAAGGCCATGAACATCAACCCCGACGCCCGTTTCGCCACGGCCGACGAAATGCGCGTGGCGCTGGAAGAGTACCTGGCGCATTCGGGCTCGATCGTCACCGAAACCCAGGTCGCAGAACTCGTGCGCGCGCGCGTGGGTTCGGTCGTCGACCAGCGCTCGCAGCTCATCCGAGATCGCACCAGGAACAGCGCGCGCAGTCCGGAAGCGTCCTTTGCACCCGCTGCGGATGGTTCGAGTTCGAAGATCTCGAACCCCAGTGCGAGCGCGATTCGAGCGGTCCAACCCACGACCTCCCCCAGCGGGCCATCATCGGTCTCTGGGCCTACGTTCTATCCCACTCCGCAGCCGCTGGTGGTGACGGAGAAGGACACCACCGCGCGCACCGCGCTGATTGGGATCGGCATCGGCGTGGTCGTCTTCGTGCTGGCCGGCGCCGGCATCTTCTTGCTGCGTGGCCGTGGTGCGACGCCGCCCCAGGCAGCTGCGGCCACGGTCAACCAACCGGCAGCGCTGCCGCCCGCGCCTACCGCCAGCGCTGTCGCGAAGCCGGTCGCGACCGCGAGCGCGAAGATAAAGATCGTCGCTCTCAGCCCGAAGGCCGGCGTGGTGTTCGAACTGGACGGCAAGAAGCTCGACGCCACAGAGCCGGAGGTCGATCGCCCGGCGAGCGGAAGAGTGGGGCTACTCAAGGTGAGCGCCGCAGGCCACCACACGGACACCCTGCGCATCGACCGCGATACCCCGGCGTTGCTGGAGGTCATGCTCGCCAAGTTGGACGAACCTGCCCCGACCTCCGCAGACAAGCCCCGCGATGACAAGCCTGCGCCTGGGCCCACGCCTCTCGAAGCGCCGAAGCCGAAAAAGCCGCCGAAGGTAGACATTCCGGACAACCCCTTCTGAGAGCGCGTTCAGAAACCTGCCGTCGCCGGGGGACCGAGCCATCCTGCGGGCTGCGCCTCGAGCCGCGGCCTTTGCGAACTGGGATCCGATCGTGCCAAGATCCCAGGGCTGCGGCTCCTGCAGCCCGCTAACGCGAGGATCTTCGATGACGCCTGTGTTCTTGCTACGTCCGCTGTCACGCCTGCTGGCGGTGGCAGGCATGACGGGAGCCTTCGTGCTGCCCCTCGCCTTGCCCAAAAGCGCTCACGCCCAAGACGACGAGACTCTGAAGGAAGCTCGTCGCCTGTACAACGAAGCGAAAGATGCGATGAAGGACAAGCGCTACAAAGAGGCGGCGTTGGGCTTCGAGGCGGCGAGCGGCCTGCATCCCCACGCAGTGGCACTCTACACGGCGGCTCAAGCCTGGGAGCTGGCTGCACAGCCTGCTCGCGCGGCGGATGCCTACGCCAAGGCCCTGGCTACGCCGAAGCTCAATGATCAACAAGCCGCTCGTTCTCGGGAGCGCCTGGCAGCACTGGAAAAAGAGACCGGCGTGGTCGTCGCTACTGGTCCGGAGGGCGTCCGCGTGCGCTTGGATGAGCAGATGGAGGCAGCCCTGCCTGCCCGGCTACACGGCACGCCGGGCGACCACGTCGTGACCATCATTCAACCCGACGGCAAGACGGATGCACGAAATGTCAGCCTGGAAGCGGGAGCGAGTGTCGAACTCGACACCAGCAAGGCCCCCGCGGTCGGCGACACCCCCAAGCCGGCTCCGGCCAAGCGAGTGCCCCTCGCGGAGCCAAACAAACAACCCGTGCAGGTCGAACGCGAGAAGACGAGCATCTGGAAGACCGTCGGGTTCGTGACGACCGGCGCCGGGCTCGCGACCCTCGCGGGCGGCATCGTGCTGGGCCTCAGCGCCAAGGACGCCGAGGACACCTACAACGCAGCGCCGACACGGGAGACCTTCGACCACGCCAAGGGTCTGGAAACCAACACCAACATCCTGCTCATCACCGGCGGCGTGCTGACCGCGGCCGGCGTTGGGCTCGTCATCTGGCAGTCCACGTCGTCGGAATCCAAAACTCCGTCGAGTAACGTGTCTGTGAGGATCGAGCCTAGCGGGCTGTCTGCCCGGGGGAGATTCTGATGAAAGCGCGCACCTGGGCCATCACCCTTGGCACCCTCACGGGATTGGGCATCTTTGCCGCATGTAGTCTCGATCTCGATGAAAGCTTGATTCCTTCCGAAGCAGGCGTGGGCGGCGGCAGCGCCGGCGCCAGCGGAAGCGGCGGCGCCAGCGGCTCGGGCGGGAACGGCGGCACTGGCGGGAAAGTGATCGACTCAGGCGTCGCCTGTGACGCGGACCCACAATGCACCTCTGACGCGGGCTGCTTGGAGGGCCGCTGCGCCACGGGTGGCGTCTGCGTGTTCGAAATCTGCCCGGTCACCACGGCTTGCACCGCTCGCAGCTGTGATACTACCCAAGGCACTTGCTCGAGCGCCGCGTCGTTCACGTTCAAGGCCAACACACTGACCTTCGACGACGACGTCGGCTGTGGAGGAGTGGCCAGTCGTTGCATCGCAGGAATGGACGACTTCGTATTCGTGGGAACGACAGGAGGCTTGAGTGCGTATCGGGTGCTCAGCCCCGCAGAGCCCGAGGTCATCACCGTCGAAGCTCCTCCCTTCGCCATCACTCGCCTGGTGCCCACGGAAAAACGATTGATCATGCTCGGCCCCATCGCCGCCAACAAGCTCAGCATCGCTTGGATCGATCTGCCGTCGGATCCGCTCGCCACCAGCCTTTCGACCAGCACCGCAGCGGTGAACTTCACTGACAGCTACGACTTCGCCCTGCCATCCGGCGCAGAGAACTTCTTCTTGATCAAGAACGACGCTGGCGCGCTCTATCCCACGGCGCTGCTCGCTCCACCGCTGACGAGCCAGACCGCCGTGACGTTCTACCCCGCTGCGGGGTTGCCCTCGGGACCGGCAGTGGTGGCCAGCAGCGGCACGCGGCTGGTGACCTATCGCACCGACACGAGTCAGGGCCCGCAGACCCCGGCTTTCGGCTTCATCGCAAGCGCTGGCACCAGCAACGCCCAAGGTTCTTCTTCCGAGCAGACGTTCAACTTCGAGGTTCCGACTTCCACCAGTGCCCACCGCTTCACCAGCGGCTACGAGGGCTCGGTGCTCTGGGGTACGAACCGCTTGACCAAAGAAGACGGCGGGCCACTCGAAGCGGATGCGGCGGTGCTGTATTGGCCGTTGGTCGGCACCGCCACCACCCTGGACTCGACGCCCAACGTCGTGGTGGCCAGCTACAACAAGTCGGGACCCAATTCGGTGTGGGCAGGCCCCAGCGCGCTCGTGTCCCCCACCTTGGCGATCACGACGGTGGCGTATCCGCCAGACCCGCAACAGACGCAGGTGCGCAGCGTCGTGCGCAGCGGGACGACTCTCAGCCTCGGCACCGAGTCACCTGCCCCGGTGCTCTCCTTCAACATCAACCAGATCGGCGTGGCGGCGAGCCGCCGCTTCGGCTTCATCCTGACGCCATCCAGTCAAAGCCCCACCCTCAAGACCACGCTGCACATCTTCGCCCCAGGCTGCTGAGCCCTCCGCTCAGGGTGCGGCATCGGTCGCCGCTGCGCACTCAGCCACACAGGCTAGGTAGAGTCCCGTGCGGCGATTGCCGTCCGTCTCGGTGCTAGCGGACACGAAGGGTGCCTTCTTGCAGCGGCGTCGGCAGAACTCGTGACGACACGTCAAATCCACGCCGCAAGTCTGGACTGACTCCGCCTTGTGCGAGCGACCGAATGCCCGCGCCGGCGCACTCGACCGTGGCGCCGGGCCCGAGGGCGCAGGGAGCTCCGCTGCGTCCGGCGCAGAGTCGGCGGGCGCGGGCAGAGCGTCGGCCGCAGCAGAAGCAGCGGCTTGGGGCTGCCGCTCGCGACACCCCAGGGGCAGGACGACGGTGACGAGGCAGGCCACGGCGTAGCCGCGAGCCGCCGCCCTCAGCGAATACCGACCTCGATGCGCGCCCACTCCACGCCGCCTCGGTTGTCGTGAACGACCGCCCAAATGCTCATCACACCCTGCTGCTTGGGTGCGCGGAACTCCGTGGAGTAGTCGTCGTTCCAGCCCTTGACCGCGTCGTTCACCAGCTTGACGTCACTCTTCACTCCACCGCGCTCCACGTAGTAGCGCAGCCACATTTGCTCGGTGAACTCTCTGCCATAAGCGACTTTGCTCACTTCGTCTTGTTCTGCGCTTGCTCGATCGATCACGGGAGTCATGTCGATGCCAGGACACCCGTCCTCTCCGTCATCGGAGCAAGCGTCGACGCAGGGGCCCCCCGCGGCGCAATCCACACTTTGCGGCGGCGTCGTCAAACACGCAGCACCAATGCAGGACGGCGCGACGTCGGCGCCTGCAAAGCGGAAGCCCGTGATGACCGGATTCTTGTTGCGGAACTGCTCATAGGCGTACACCGAAGAGTAGCCCGCAACGAAGTCCGCCGAGCCCCGGGCACTTCCATCGGG
Protein-coding regions in this window:
- a CDS encoding serine/threonine-protein kinase gives rise to the protein MTALEAGIGGSFEVRSGVRLGRYEILLGIAEGGMARVWAAKQHGQRGFSKVVAIKTILPALASDPDFEAMFLDEARVAAGVHHPNVCEIFDLGEEHGVLYIAMEWVNGESLARIFKPARKDGQRGTAMPVDYRVAARIIADAAAGLHSAHQLKGEQGEPLNVVHRDVSPQNILVGVNGTVKVTDFGVAKALGTSHEATAAGQIKGKAAYMAPEQAGGGKLDRRSDVFALGICLYEVTTGARPFSGENQVAVLKALLSGAFAAPRELVPDYPPELEAIVLKAMNINPDARFATADEMRVALEEYLAHSGSIVTETQVAELVRARVGSVVDQRSQLIRDRTRNSARSPEASFAPAADGSSSKISNPSASAIRAVQPTTSPSGPSSVSGPTFYPTPQPLVVTEKDTTARTALIGIGIGVVVFVLAGAGIFLLRGRGATPPQAAAATVNQPAALPPAPTASAVAKPVATASAKIKIVALSPKAGVVFELDGKKLDATEPEVDRPASGRVGLLKVSAAGHHTDTLRIDRDTPALLEVMLAKLDEPAPTSADKPRDDKPAPGPTPLEAPKPKKPPKVDIPDNPF
- a CDS encoding ion channel, with protein sequence MIPYLLRAFRRRVLNNPSAPLRVAVALVAVLAYGSTGFLYFEIEANPNLGWDDAVWYAVVTLTTVGYGDFYPQTTGGRFVVAVPLMLFGIGLLGYVLSVAASLLVEAKNKELHGMVTHKLSQHLVIINFPSLGKLERLLDELEGDPSFGKRDVVLIDEDLNELPPELAKREVAFVRGNPTRDETLTRASLDDAAYAVVLSKTPGNPHSDDLSVAVTLAIEARTRSVYTVVECVDYATEELLRKAGCDRIVCTSRFAAHFLSHELLNPGVQEVVEELTSNLRGQQIYVTTYEGKACKLSDLAARFERAGHLVIGVRGEAGARLNPPPDAALAKGDAVISIGSQRVSLS
- a CDS encoding thermonuclease family protein, translating into MDRGTKVFWIIIGLLLAASVGFGTRAEDRRRAAQTRGGSLASGDVVELLRVTDGDTVVVKTSDGQEAVVRLLGIKAFDPAPGKDPVAELGRSAVRAIESTAAGRPLRVLLHAMPQDRHGRTIATLIVGEEDLALRLVSRGHALVYPVYPFATLPLYLDAQNRARGQRVGLWANDAATRRAEALIAEWAKRGEE